In Conger conger chromosome 5, fConCon1.1, whole genome shotgun sequence, the DNA window TTACGCCCTCGATGACaaaattaaaacatgttttcagacatttttgcaaatgtattaaaaatataaaactgaaatttctcatttacataagaattcagaccctttgctgtggcactccaaattgtggtatggtgcatcctgtttgctttaattaccCTTGAAATGTGTCTAGAACAgggatgtcaaactccagtcctggagggccgcagtgtctgctgttaTTTGTGGTTTCCCTTCAACCAGCAGCCAATGAAgtccttgagaacaaggtgggtggactctttagccaatgaaagacttgaaAATGAATCTCTCATGCTGacgcacaccaaaaaccagcagacactgcggccctccaggacagtttgacacctgtggtctaGAAATTCAtagagtccacctgtggcaaatttaattgattggacatagtctAGAGAGGTACACACTAATTTATACTATATGTCATGACAAaaagggcaagggtataaaaccatttctaaagcattGAGCATTCCAAGGAGCACAGAGGCCTCAATAATtgaaaatggaagaagtttgtaCTCTgtgtgatgagacaaaaatgtcactctttgggcagaactctaAGCACTTTGTCTAGcaagcactgctcatcacctggctaataccatccctatggtgaGCATCATCGTATGGGAGTGCTTGGGAGACTGATCACAATTGAGGAAAGgctgaatgcagccaaatacagagaggtccttgaagaataTCTGCTCCAGAGTACACATGATCTCAGCATAGGGCAACAGTTCACCTTTCTGCACAACAATGACTGGATGaccatacagccaagacaatgctggagtggcttcaggacgagtctgactgtccttgagtggcccagccaaaacCCAGACTTAAActccatagaacatctgtggagagacctgaagatggtaGTTCACAGActcttcccatccaatctgacagcgcttgagaggatctgccatgAAGAATTTCAACTGCCAAAATCCAgctgtgcaaagcttgtagagacttagccaagaagactcaaagctgtaattactGCCAACGAAGTAcgaagtactgaattaagggactgaataattatataaatgacagatttctgttttatacagtggtgtgaaaaagtgtttgccccctttcttatttttttgcatgtttgtcacttaaatgtttcagatcatcaaacaaatttaaatattagtcaaagacaacacaagtaaacacaaaatgcagtttttaaatgaaggtttttattattcagggagaaaaaaaatccaaacctacatggccctgtgtgaaaaagtgattgccccctaaacctaataactggttggcccacccttagcagcaacaactgcaatcaagcgtttgcgataacttgcaatgagtctcttacagcgctgtggaggaattttggcccactcatctttgcagaattgttgtaattcagccacattggagggttttcgagcatgaaccgcctttttaaggtcatgccacagcatctcaataggattcaggtcaggactttgactaggccactccaatgtcttcattttgtttttcttcagccattcagaggtggacttgctggtgtgttttggatcattgtcctgctgcagaacccaagttcgtttcagcttgaggtcacgaacagatggccggacattctccttcaggattttttggtagacagcagaattcatggttccatttatcacagcaagtcttccaggtcctgaagcagcaaaacagccccagaccatcacactaccaccaccatattttactgttggtatgatgttctttttctgaaatgcggtgttacttttacgccagatgtaatgggacacacaccttcaaaaaagttcaacttttgtctcgtcagaccacagagtattttcccaaaagtcttggggatcatcaagatgttttctggcaaaattgagacgagccttaatgttctttttgctcagcagtggttttcgtcttggaactctgccatgcaggccatttctgcccagtctctttcttatggtggagttatgaacactgaccttaactgaggcaagtgaggcctgcagttctttggatgttgttggagtcttttgtgacctcttggatgagtcgtcgctgcgctcttggggtaattttggtcggccggccactcctgggaaggttcaccactgttccatgttttcgccatttgtggataatggctctcactgtggttcgctggagtcccaaagctttagaaatggctttataaccatttccagactgatagatctcaattactttctttctcatttgttcctgaatttctttagatctcggcatgatgtctagcttttgaggatcatttggtctacttcactttgtcaggcagatcctatttaagtgatttattgattgagaacaggtatggcagtgatcaggcctgggtgtggctagagaaattgaactcaggtttgataaaccacagttaagttatgttttaacaggggggggcaatcactttttcacacagggccatgtaggtttggattttttttctcccttaataataaaaaccttcatttaaaaactgcattttgtgattacctgtgttgtctttgactaatatttaaatttgtttgatgatctgaaacatttaagtgtgacaaacatgcaaaaaaataagaaatcaggaagggggcaaacactttttcacaccactgtatttttaatcatttatcaaaaatgtctaaacatgttttcactttgtcattatgggttattgaatgtttgatgggcaaaaatggcaattttatctatttaaaattaaatcaacacaataaagtgtgcaaaaagtgaagggggtctgaatactttctgaacacactgtatatgtattCCTGACCCTCTCAAGCCACAAGCATACAGGTAACCTCTTTGTTTGATCTGCACATATATGGAATGCTACCAAGTGTCCCAGAAGAATGCTAGACTAGGCTGCATGTCTTTTCTGGGGATACCGGGGATGCGTCCCAACACTAAACCAGTGCATCATCCTTCACTATCTCTTCCCCTCATATTCATAACAGATAGGAGAAAGAGACAAGAGACAAGTAGAAAGGATATTTTAACCTGCCTGTAGCATTGTTGGCGGGGATTGTCGATTCAGCTGTCAATTTCCTTCAACCTAACACATTTCAGGATCCAAGAACAATCACTCAGGGAACAGATGAATCAAGTGTTCAgtactgtttattttaattaaatattgaattaagTATCACTTGTGGTAGTTTACACAATTAAATTTACAACTGACAGCCATTTGGCcctcaaaccaaaacaaaatgcatacatGTATTCAAAATCACtttgtggaaatatttatttgttttaatatattCATTTCTAAAGGAATGAAGCTACTTGTCATGTACATGTAACAATGTACATGTATATTTGGAACAAGATACCAGCACATTTTAAAcatcacacacatttcacagacTGCACTTAGGGGAATACACAGGTGAGGCCCGACAACTTTAACAGTAACTTTTAACAGTAAAACACTCCACCTATGTTTAGCATTACAAGTGAATGTTAGCAAACGCCCAAGGGTGATACACAGAGCTTACATTTAATGTATTATCCATTTATATAGCTGGATGTTATACTGATGCACTTTAGGTTCCAGTCTTGGCGCAGGAGTACAAAAGCAGCAGTCCCCCCTGCAATTCAATGTTCCGATTGCAAGTCCAGTTCCATAAAGCCCAGTCTCCACTAAACAGCCGAGACGAGACGAAACATGACTAGAGAAATCTCGGAACATCCGCGAGTATGGACTATAGGGCTAGGCAGTCCACACCAAAGCGCCGAGTAAATACATAAACGACTGTTTCCATGACGGTCCGAGTTAACTGTAAAGCCCAGTCCGCACCAAACAGCCaagacagatgttttttttttttttaacgtctTCAGAAGAAAGTTTTATCGGTGTGAAATGTCCAGTTTTCGGCGCCTGCAGTTCGAAAACTGAGCATGTCAAGTCTTAAGCCCGGAGTTTTAGACCAATTCGTGATTTAACGATACAATTAACTCGGGTCGTCGTGGAAACAGTCGTCTTTTTCTTTACTCTGTGCCAACTGCCTAGTAGTCCATACTCGGGACGTTTTGAGATTTAAACACGGAAGTTCCGAGATTTCTCTAGTCTTGTTTCGTCtcggctgtttggtggagatagggttgccacacgttctggttttcccgggattgttctcttttttgaggGACTGCCCTGGGAAACGAATTGTCCCgtttttttgtacttctaaatGCCAGAGTTCCAAATAAACCggattcttctactgctattctgttttttcctctctaCGTTTAGACATAcaatcccgtgtctgtaaacaggtaaaataagtaaaacacagcgacgattggccatatggctatacttctttttaattggtggcagaaatacgaaagtttaccttatcacctagcaaccACTGTACGGGCTGTGAGTCTGGCGCGTGTattcacttcaacgaccccattatttttaaatctgtaTTTAATGTAGAAAGGGACAGCAGCAGACAGAGTCCAGATTGAATGCAACTGCGTCAGGGTCAGACGAGGAACCCCGTGGGGCTGGTGACTGCGCATAGGTGCCTGAATACCCTCAGAAGAGTTGAAGaacccatttttttattttcgttTGAGCCTCCTTTTTGTGAGGCTTGTGTCTCACTCTAAATTATATGCACATCTCCCTGATTCCCCCTCTCGTTGCCACAGAGTGCATCTGCGTCAGGACAAATAGAGGTAAGAGAGGCAATAGGGGGTCCTACAACTGTTAACatagtatatttgcaaatatggtttaacgCCCCGCGTCGCGCATAAAACGCaccggtttttcacaaatcaaatgtgaaatcaaatcaaacccTGTGGAGACTGGGCTTAATGTGAAATCAGTGATTGTTCTAAAACTCCGGGTTTAAGACTTGACATGCTCAGTTTTCGAAACGCCAGGCGCCGAGAGCCGACGTTCTAAAACTGGACAGCTCAGATCAATAAAACTTTCTTCTAAAGATGTTCGAAAACCAACTCGTCGCGTTTCGTCTGGTGGAGAGTTTCCCTTTTTTactgtcacatttaatttctTCCAGGTTGTTGATGCAATGCAATCTATGGTCAGTATACAATGAAATCCAGCTTTAAGTAGCTGTTCATtgataattaaatcattaatcatCAAATCATTAATAATTAAATCATCACACAATAAAAGCCCTTCAGAGTCTTCCTTTAACCAGTTATACAATATAGCCCAGCAAAATATGGTCATGTGCATGTGAATCAagactgaaaacacagaaagaaaCCATAATGTTCTTTGTATTTGCTTAACTGTCTTTCATCTGACATGATGTCCAATACTAAGATTGTTATTATGATCTTTTTCACCTGGGTCTGACCAGTGATGTTAAGTAGTACCTATGCAACAAAatcatgcacaagaaatgttCTACAGTCAGTCAACActcgctcacacatgcatgcactaactcacacacacacacacacacacacacacacacacacacacacaaacgctgacacgcatgcaagcacgcgcacacacacacacacacacacacacaaaaacaataaaataattaaatcccATATCAACTAAGAGTGTCTGTCAGTACCTCATTCAGTGTAGCATGAGAAATTCCCCACATTCCCTTAGcaattctttccttttttatctactgcatatttggcagcagcatggtggtttgaggcttatttgataccttggacccttgatgacttaaagccatttagccaacaaatgagTTCCTTACTGTGTCAGTGTAACTGAGTTCCTTTTTGTATCAGTGTAACTGAaactagtcccaccccccaattcccatagagagccattcaaatgcaagagttttagtattgcttcTAGGAcagcctgaaaataagatatcaggactctgatgatgttgatatcTCACAGACATCAAGAAGTCAtgacatgcaaaggatatgcaaaaaaatattaaacataaatactttcatttacataactttGCTGTGTCCCACACTGTATGGAGGACACAATATACCCTTTGTTAagatctgacaatgtgcactttaaccatgtgatttttttattacaaatctcaaatcgcagagtacagaggcaaataaataaattatgggtttttgtccaaaacattatggagggcacagtACATCATTAAAATAGAAATATACACAAGTGAAGGAGTTTAAACCAAATCCAAATGTAAACCtttctggggaaaaaacatttgtgtCAATCTGACATATTTCTATGTGTGAGACATAAAGCTACCACACCCTTTTGTTAATCAAGCAAATGTTAGGTTTGGACTAACAGCACATCCTGTACCCAAAGTAATTCAGACGTGCAGTATGTGCTCTTTTAggctgaaatgtttttattaggCTTGATTCAATCTTACAATCAATAGACTCTCCCTTCAAGGCAATCAATTTACAGCAttgccaagttttttttttttccctgaactTACAAAACATCCTgtgacagacctgggtcaaatacataattgttttggattaaaatatttttctatgctttactgaggtTGTCTGGTGTATGGGAACTTATGAAATACAACTGTGAAGTGCCaacccaccttctggtcctcttggtttgttcaaccaggcaagatcaatcaaacacagaaattaattggaatccaaaacagttacatttgacccaggtctggacttTGGCAGAGGCTAGCAACCTGTGTTCAATCAATGACTCAAAATCTCAAACTGTTGCTTCCAATAACACACTTCTTGTGGACTTAatcaatataattaatttaatttcaaacagaaatagaaatatCTGGAAATTAATCAGTagcattttatgttttctgcCATTAAACATATGATATATCAAATCACAGATAATAAATTATTGTTATAACTTCACATGCTATCAGAGACTGAAATTCGGGAACAAAAGGAGTTTACAGACTCCAAAATAAATTCTTACCAGGGAATTTCAAGGTAACACTGAAGCACAGAGCTTCAACTGTGGGCTCCAGACCTCCTTGTTGTTCAGTCACTATGGAAGCTTCCCTgatatacatttttactttcGATATACATATGTAGGTGACCTTGCTGCTGAGCACCAGTCTATTCCTCTTTGCAATTGTCTATCAGGCAATTCATTTTACACCCCTTTCTCTAGGGTAAGTTTGCAATGACTTGGGAAGAGAAAACTCTCTTCTGTCAACATTCAAAACAAGACATAGCACACTACAACGTTGTCGGATTCTGTATTGATGCTAAACCTACCCAATAGTATTGGGACAAGTGCTGAGTGTCTCGGCAATTCCCCCCGTTCACTTGGTGGTCTGCGGAGTGGCGGCTTTCACGGAGCTGAGGCGCAGCGTCTCTGAGGCGCGGTAGGAGAGGGTGCTCATCTTGGTGGTCAGGCTGGGATGGGAGTGCCTGGAAGTGGGGCCAGGCCCGCACCTCAGCAGCCTCAGGAGGTTCCGGCGGAAGTTCCGCCCCACAAAGCCGTACAGGATGGGGTTCATGCAGCTGTTGAAGAAGGCCACGCAGACGGTGAAGGGCAGGGCGGTGTCGATGATGTCTACCGTGCGGCAGTTTTCGATAACCTCGAGCAGGACCAGCACGTGCATGAAGTGGAAGATCTGGTGCGGCACCCAGCACACGAAGAAGGCCAGCACCACGGCGGCTAGCATTCGTAGCACCTCGTCGCCGCGGGAACGGCTGCTCTGCAGGAGGCGGGCGTCCAGCAGGGCCCGTCCGATCAGGGAGTAGCAAGTGAGGATGATGACGAAGGGGACGAGGAAGCCCAGGATGCTCTTTATCAGACCGATGGCCACCAGGAAGCCTTTGCGATCCTTCCTCTTCAGGGTGGCGCAGAAGGTGTTGTTGGAGTCCTTAATGGTGAAGACTTCTCGGCTAAGCGCTGTGGG includes these proteins:
- the LOC133129613 gene encoding type-1 angiotensin II receptor B-like, which codes for MENLTVERTEEIHITCNSSGRHSFIFTFVPIVYGCNFVIGVVGNSMVVAVIYSYMKLKTVANIFVLNLAVSDLTFLITVPMWATFTATGYHWPFGSFLCKVSAGLVTFNLYTSVFFLTSLSIDRYLAIVHPVRSRQRRTVMYARITCVLIWAFSFLLSLPTALSREVFTIKDSNNTFCATLKRKDRKGFLVAIGLIKSILGFLVPFVIILTCYSLIGRALLDARLLQSSRSRGDEVLRMLAAVVLAFFVCWVPHQIFHFMHVLVLLEVIENCRTVDIIDTALPFTVCVAFFNSCMNPILYGFVGRNFRRNLLRLLRCGPGPTSRHSHPSLTTKMSTLSYRASETLRLSSVKAATPQTTK